One part of the Microvirga sp. TS319 genome encodes these proteins:
- a CDS encoding inositol monophosphatase, with translation MPVTSLAGLTKPASVAPAENHDLRLSVASAIAREAGALARRRFDGRPGATGINLKGHQDYLSAVDAEVERLVRGRLLESFPEDSFFGEEGGGSFDNNVWVVDPIDGTANFVRGISQFCISIAYVRDGRTQIGIIYDPMHDELYAAERGKGATLNGEPIRVSGLSDMQSATIEAGWSNRLPLSHYVDLVGRILEDGAGVRRGGSGALALAYVAAGRIDGYCELHMNSWDALAGLLLIEEAGGWVNDFLAQSGLREGNLVLGCTSGLKTPLSRLVGMG, from the coding sequence ATGCCAGTCACCAGCCTTGCGGGACTTACGAAGCCCGCCTCCGTGGCTCCAGCGGAGAATCACGATCTGAGATTGTCGGTCGCGAGCGCGATCGCCAGGGAGGCCGGTGCCTTGGCGCGCCGCCGGTTCGACGGGCGGCCCGGCGCAACCGGCATCAACCTCAAGGGCCACCAGGATTACCTCTCGGCCGTCGACGCCGAAGTCGAGAGACTGGTGCGCGGCCGGTTGCTGGAGAGCTTTCCGGAGGATTCTTTCTTCGGTGAAGAGGGCGGGGGATCGTTCGACAACAACGTATGGGTGGTCGATCCGATCGACGGCACCGCGAATTTCGTGCGCGGGATCTCGCAATTCTGCATCTCCATCGCCTATGTGCGCGACGGCCGGACGCAGATCGGGATCATCTACGACCCGATGCACGATGAATTGTACGCGGCGGAGCGCGGCAAGGGCGCGACCCTGAACGGCGAGCCGATCCGGGTCAGTGGGCTGAGCGACATGCAATCCGCCACCATCGAGGCGGGCTGGTCGAACCGGCTTCCGCTCAGCCACTATGTCGATCTCGTCGGCCGGATCCTGGAGGACGGAGCGGGCGTGCGCCGCGGAGGGTCGGGTGCCCTGGCCCTCGCCTATGTGGCGGCAGGCCGGATCGACGGCTATTGCGAGCTGCACATGAACTCATGGGATGCCCTTGCCGGATTGCTGCTGATCGAGGAGGCGGGAGGCTGGGTCAACGACTTTCTCGCCCAGTCGGGACTGCGCGAGGGCAACCTCGTGCTTGGCTGCACATCGGGGTTGAAAACCCCTCTCAGCCGACTGGTCGGGATGGGGTGA
- a CDS encoding ABC transporter ATP-binding protein gives MSEITLRNITKSYGSHVALPSLDLDIPKGSFVTLLGPSGCGKTTTLRVIAGLEQATTGEVVLGGKTVYSSGTGIFVPPERRGLGFIFQSYALWPNMKVDRNITLALSEAKQPSHVIHERLAEALAKVQLAGLAGRYPSELSGGQQQRVAVARLIAARNSILLMDEPLSNLDAKLRTEMRTELKRLHRELQATTVYVTHDQVEALTMSDVIVVMKDGAIQQQGSPYEIYHNPANLFVAEFIGDPRINLLDGILSTVGGERVLRFDDMDIPAPAGLQAVDGPVTFAIRPENISIVERQSSSSLPAEVDIVQPTGSQTIISLSVKGHPVTALIPRFETSLSKRNIWIEFPANQLTFFDRANGKRIPLAQPGLGASHAA, from the coding sequence ATGTCTGAAATCACCCTCAGAAACATCACGAAGTCGTACGGAAGCCATGTGGCCCTTCCGAGCCTCGACCTCGACATTCCAAAGGGCAGCTTCGTGACCCTGCTCGGGCCCTCGGGCTGCGGCAAGACCACGACCCTGCGGGTCATTGCCGGCCTCGAGCAGGCGACGACGGGCGAGGTCGTGCTCGGCGGCAAGACGGTCTATTCGAGCGGGACCGGAATCTTCGTCCCGCCCGAGCGGCGGGGCCTCGGATTCATTTTCCAGAGCTACGCCCTGTGGCCCAACATGAAGGTCGACCGAAACATCACCCTGGCGCTGTCCGAGGCGAAGCAGCCCTCGCATGTGATCCATGAGCGCCTTGCCGAGGCGCTCGCGAAGGTCCAGCTGGCTGGACTTGCGGGCCGCTATCCGTCCGAACTTTCGGGAGGTCAGCAGCAGCGGGTGGCGGTGGCCCGTCTGATCGCGGCGCGCAACTCGATCCTGCTGATGGACGAGCCGCTGTCCAACCTGGACGCGAAACTTCGAACGGAGATGCGCACGGAGCTGAAGCGCCTGCACCGCGAATTGCAGGCCACCACCGTCTACGTCACGCACGATCAGGTCGAGGCTCTGACCATGTCGGACGTCATCGTGGTCATGAAGGACGGCGCCATTCAGCAGCAGGGCTCACCTTACGAGATCTATCACAATCCCGCCAATCTGTTCGTGGCGGAGTTCATCGGCGACCCCAGGATCAACCTTCTTGACGGGATCCTGAGCACGGTGGGAGGCGAGCGGGTTCTTCGCTTCGACGACATGGACATTCCTGCCCCTGCCGGCCTGCAGGCTGTGGACGGACCGGTGACCTTCGCAATCCGCCCCGAGAACATCTCCATCGTCGAACGGCAGAGTTCCTCGAGTCTTCCGGCGGAAGTCGACATCGTTCAGCCCACCGGATCGCAGACGATCATCTCGCTGTCGGTGAAAGGGCATCCCGTCACCGCGCTCATCCCGCGCTTCGAAACCTCTCTGTCGAAGAGGAACATCTGGATCGAGTTCCCCGCCAACCAGCTGACCTTCTTCGACAGGGCCAACGGAAAGCGGATTCCGTTGGCGCAACCTGGTCTCGGAGCCTCCCACGCGGCCTGA
- a CDS encoding inositol monophosphatase family protein yields MLFSSRHAEAVDRILREAARAEIMPRFRNLSAHEVRQKSSATDLVTDADEAAERVIAKGLGEIFPHAVLIGEEATERDPSLLDRVADADLAFLIDPVDGTKNFASGLPLFGVMVAAVIRGEVVAGWIHDPVGNDTAMAVRGEGAWIERSAGGRVDLRVAPSASVRDMSGCASWHHMSEPLRSTVATNLTGFGSAACYRCAAHEYRMAASGHCHFLVYAKLMPWDHAAGWLLHREAGGYSARFDGSSYRPILREGGMICAPDEDSWRIIREALLRPVS; encoded by the coding sequence ATGCTGTTCTCTTCCCGTCACGCCGAAGCTGTCGATCGGATTCTTCGGGAGGCCGCGAGAGCCGAGATCATGCCTCGCTTCCGAAACTTGTCGGCCCATGAGGTTCGCCAGAAGTCTTCGGCCACCGATCTCGTGACGGATGCCGATGAGGCCGCCGAGCGGGTGATCGCCAAGGGGCTGGGAGAGATCTTCCCGCATGCTGTCCTGATCGGCGAGGAGGCGACCGAACGTGATCCGTCCCTGCTCGATAGAGTGGCGGATGCAGATCTTGCATTCCTGATAGACCCCGTGGACGGGACCAAGAATTTCGCCTCGGGTCTTCCGTTATTCGGGGTGATGGTGGCGGCCGTCATCCGGGGCGAGGTCGTGGCCGGCTGGATTCACGATCCTGTCGGAAACGACACGGCGATGGCCGTTCGCGGGGAGGGGGCCTGGATCGAGCGCTCCGCCGGCGGCCGTGTCGATCTCCGGGTCGCGCCTTCGGCTTCCGTCCGCGACATGTCGGGCTGCGCATCCTGGCACCATATGTCCGAACCCTTGCGGTCCACCGTGGCGACAAACCTGACGGGCTTCGGTTCCGCTGCATGTTACCGCTGCGCGGCCCACGAGTACCGAATGGCGGCGTCCGGCCATTGCCACTTCCTTGTCTACGCGAAGCTGATGCCTTGGGACCATGCGGCAGGCTGGCTGCTCCATCGGGAGGCGGGCGGCTATTCCGCCCGCTTCGACGGTTCGTCCTATCGGCCGATCCTTCGCGAGGGTGGCATGATCTGCGCTCCTGACGAGGACAGCTGGAGGATCATACGCGAGGCGCTGCTCCGTCCGGTTTCATAG
- a CDS encoding efflux RND transporter permease subunit, translating to MKGFNLSEWAIRHRSLVAYFMLVLVIAGIGSYFRLGRSEDPAFTIKTMVVQALWPGATIDDTLLQVTERLERKLQETPNLDYLRSYTTAGQTTIFVNLKGATPAAQVPDIWYQVRKKIGDIRNTLPQGIVGPGFNDEFGDTYGIVYGFTADGFTHRELRDYVEDVRSRLLQVPDVSKIDVIGAQDERIYVEFSTAQLAGLGINRSALITALQAQNAVAPAGVVQTGDEKILLRISGAFRSEQDILAVNFAANGRLIRLGDIARVTRGPADPPQPIFRVNGQDAIGLAIAMREGGDILALGRNVGQAMAEITADLPIGIEPKLVAEQPVTVENAVDEFMEALWEAIAIVLAVSFISLGLRAGAVVALSIPLVLAIVFVAMEFLGIDLQRVSLGALIIALGLLVDDAMITVETMITRLEHGDDKEHAATFAYTSTAFPMLTGTLVTVAGFVPIGFARSAAGEYTFSIFAVVAIALIVSWIVAVLFAPLLGVWILKKPKTIHSGEPGPIMRAFRRLLILAMRARWVTILATLALFAAALYGTRFVPQQFFPSSDRPELLADLKLPQNASIYATQSVSARLDEVLRGDEDVERWSTYVGRGAVRFYLPLNVQLPNDFFAQAVIVTKGLEQRERLKARLEKLIENEFPGVVGRVYPLELGPPVGWPIQYRISGPDVDQVRDIAFRLAQVMATDNRVQKINYDWIEPARTVQIRVDQDQARLLGLSSQDLAQALNTVVSGATVTQMRDGIYLVDVVIRASAEQRASLATIRTLQVPLPNGRTVPLSQIASIAYGQEYPLVWRRDRKPTLTVQADVAPGTLPATVVRALSPKIDELNAGLPAGYRVAVGGTEEESGKSQASVIAVVPVMLFLMLTILMIQLQSFHRLFLVLSVAPLGLIGVVAALLVSGKPLGFVAILGVLALTGMIARNSVILIDQVETEKSKGRDPWNAVVEATAHRFRPILLTAAAAILGMVPIAPTIFWGPMAYAIMGGLAVATLLTLVFLPALYVAWFRIRRPTEDEQMPQA from the coding sequence GTGAAGGGCTTCAATCTCTCCGAATGGGCGATCCGGCATCGCTCTCTGGTGGCCTATTTCATGCTCGTACTCGTGATTGCCGGCATCGGGTCGTATTTCCGGCTCGGACGCAGCGAGGACCCTGCTTTCACGATCAAGACCATGGTCGTGCAGGCGCTGTGGCCCGGCGCAACGATCGACGACACGCTCCTGCAGGTCACGGAACGTCTCGAGCGCAAGCTCCAGGAAACTCCGAACCTCGATTACCTGCGCAGCTATACGACGGCGGGCCAGACGACGATCTTCGTCAACCTGAAGGGCGCCACGCCGGCCGCTCAGGTGCCCGACATCTGGTACCAGGTGCGCAAGAAGATCGGCGATATCCGCAACACGCTGCCGCAAGGCATCGTCGGCCCGGGGTTCAACGACGAGTTCGGCGACACCTACGGCATCGTCTACGGCTTCACGGCGGACGGTTTCACGCACCGCGAGCTGAGGGACTACGTCGAGGATGTCCGATCCCGACTGCTTCAGGTTCCCGATGTCTCGAAGATCGACGTGATCGGCGCCCAGGACGAACGGATCTATGTCGAGTTCTCGACCGCGCAGCTCGCGGGCCTCGGGATCAACCGGTCCGCGCTCATCACCGCCCTCCAGGCTCAGAACGCCGTGGCGCCGGCGGGCGTGGTGCAGACCGGCGACGAAAAGATCCTCCTGCGGATCTCGGGGGCCTTCCGGTCCGAGCAGGACATTCTGGCCGTCAACTTCGCCGCCAATGGACGTCTCATTCGTCTCGGTGACATCGCGCGCGTGACCCGCGGTCCCGCGGATCCGCCGCAGCCGATCTTCCGGGTGAACGGGCAGGACGCCATCGGGCTCGCCATTGCCATGCGGGAGGGCGGCGACATCCTGGCTCTCGGGCGCAATGTCGGGCAGGCCATGGCCGAGATCACCGCGGACCTGCCGATCGGGATAGAGCCGAAACTCGTGGCCGAGCAGCCGGTGACGGTCGAGAACGCGGTCGACGAATTCATGGAGGCCCTGTGGGAGGCCATCGCCATCGTCCTGGCCGTCAGCTTCATCAGCCTCGGCCTGCGCGCGGGCGCCGTTGTGGCGCTTTCGATCCCGCTGGTTCTCGCCATCGTGTTCGTGGCGATGGAGTTCCTCGGGATCGACCTCCAGCGCGTGTCGCTGGGCGCTCTGATCATCGCTCTCGGCCTCCTGGTCGACGACGCCATGATCACGGTCGAGACCATGATCACGCGGCTGGAGCACGGCGACGACAAGGAGCATGCCGCCACCTTCGCCTATACGTCGACCGCCTTCCCGATGCTCACGGGCACTCTCGTGACGGTCGCCGGATTCGTGCCTATCGGCTTCGCCCGAAGCGCCGCCGGCGAGTACACCTTCTCGATCTTCGCCGTTGTGGCCATCGCCCTGATCGTGTCCTGGATCGTGGCCGTCCTGTTCGCGCCTCTGCTCGGCGTCTGGATTCTCAAGAAGCCCAAGACGATCCATTCCGGCGAGCCCGGCCCGATCATGCGGGCGTTTCGCCGCCTTCTCATCCTCGCGATGCGGGCGCGCTGGGTCACGATCCTTGCCACTCTCGCGCTGTTCGCGGCGGCACTGTACGGCACGCGCTTCGTCCCGCAGCAGTTCTTCCCGTCCTCCGACCGGCCGGAGTTGCTCGCCGACCTGAAGCTCCCCCAGAACGCCTCGATCTATGCCACCCAGTCCGTCTCCGCACGGCTGGACGAAGTGCTGAGGGGCGACGAGGACGTGGAGCGCTGGAGCACCTATGTCGGCCGGGGCGCGGTCCGGTTCTACCTGCCGCTCAACGTGCAGCTCCCGAACGATTTCTTCGCCCAGGCAGTGATCGTCACCAAGGGCCTGGAGCAGCGGGAGCGTCTGAAGGCCAGGCTCGAAAAGCTGATCGAGAACGAGTTTCCCGGCGTCGTCGGGCGTGTCTATCCATTGGAGCTCGGCCCGCCGGTCGGGTGGCCGATCCAGTATCGCATCAGCGGACCGGATGTGGATCAGGTCCGCGATATCGCCTTCAGGCTCGCGCAGGTCATGGCGACGGACAATCGCGTCCAGAAGATCAACTACGACTGGATCGAGCCGGCGCGTACGGTCCAGATCCGCGTCGATCAGGATCAGGCCCGCCTCCTGGGCTTGAGCTCGCAGGATCTCGCTCAAGCTCTCAACACGGTCGTGTCCGGCGCCACGGTGACGCAGATGCGCGACGGGATCTATCTCGTCGACGTGGTGATCCGCGCTTCCGCCGAGCAGCGCGCATCGCTCGCGACGATCCGGACCCTGCAGGTCCCGCTGCCGAACGGCCGGACCGTTCCCTTGAGCCAGATCGCTTCCATCGCGTACGGTCAGGAATATCCGCTGGTCTGGCGCCGCGACCGGAAACCGACGTTGACGGTGCAGGCCGACGTCGCGCCAGGCACTCTGCCCGCCACGGTCGTCCGGGCGCTGTCACCGAAGATCGACGAGCTGAATGCAGGCCTGCCGGCCGGCTACCGGGTCGCGGTCGGCGGGACGGAGGAGGAAAGCGGCAAGTCGCAGGCCTCCGTGATCGCCGTCGTTCCGGTGATGCTGTTCCTGATGCTGACGATCCTGATGATCCAGCTCCAGAGCTTCCACCGCCTGTTCCTGGTGCTCAGCGTCGCCCCCTTGGGCCTCATCGGCGTCGTCGCGGCTCTCCTCGTCTCGGGAAAACCGCTCGGCTTCGTGGCGATCCTCGGCGTTTTGGCCTTGACCGGAATGATCGCCCGCAACTCGGTGATCCTGATCGATCAGGTGGAGACCGAGAAGTCCAAGGGACGCGATCCCTGGAATGCCGTGGTCGAGGCGACGGCGCACCGTTTCAGGCCGATCCTGCTCACGGCCGCCGCCGCGATCCTCGGGATGGTCCCGATTGCGCCGACGATCTTCTGGGGGCCGATGGCCTATGCCATCATGGGCGGACTTGCTGTCGCGACTCTCTTGACCCTGGTGTTTCTGCCTGCGCTCTACGTCGCCTGGTTTCGGATCAGGAGGCCGACTGAAGACGAGCAGATGCCACAGGCATAG
- a CDS encoding protein phosphatase, with translation MATQFNFPRPPMSLIVDDLPPFGVKLFVGDANAASDKAMLESHDIAIVVNCAVNLDIDYTAGVGASDIASPHGPVRNYKLGLIDDAGNPDMMLLAGYYLLDGALHQKLPDRYTYPHRRQGNILLHCRGGRSRSVILAALYIHVQLPDRFPTLEAAIAHLRLTRELHPDEWMETPKPMLIEAARHAAAWIQRIEREKHPVAQSVSSSQ, from the coding sequence ATGGCGACACAGTTCAACTTTCCACGCCCTCCCATGAGCCTGATCGTCGATGATCTTCCGCCCTTTGGCGTGAAGCTCTTCGTCGGAGATGCCAATGCGGCATCGGACAAGGCCATGCTCGAGAGCCATGACATCGCCATCGTGGTGAACTGCGCCGTCAATCTCGACATCGATTATACGGCCGGCGTCGGGGCCTCCGACATCGCGTCGCCCCACGGGCCCGTCCGCAACTACAAGCTCGGTCTCATCGACGATGCCGGCAATCCGGACATGATGTTGCTGGCAGGCTATTATCTGCTCGACGGGGCTCTGCACCAGAAGCTCCCGGATCGTTACACCTATCCGCATCGGCGTCAGGGCAACATCCTGCTGCATTGCCGTGGCGGGCGCAGCCGATCGGTCATCCTGGCTGCCCTGTATATCCATGTCCAATTGCCTGATCGCTTCCCGACCCTCGAGGCGGCCATCGCCCATCTGCGCCTCACGCGCGAACTCCATCCGGATGAATGGATGGAGACGCCGAAGCCGATGCTGATCGAAGCGGCGCGACACGCCGCCGCGTGGATCCAACGGATAGAGCGCGAGAAGCATCCGGTGGCGCAATCCGTTTCTTCCAGTCAGTAA